Below is a genomic region from Populus trichocarpa isolate Nisqually-1 chromosome 15, P.trichocarpa_v4.1, whole genome shotgun sequence.
TGAAGTAAATACTAGATGCCTTTCTACTCATTAGCTGTGAAAAATAAgatcatataatttggaacattCCATTCAGAAactttataataagaaaagagagCATCTAGAAGCATACAACTTTGTATAAAGctgattttgttttctgttgATCATTCAAATATTGGAGTTTACCTGCACCCTCTTTATTCCGCTTATTGAAACAGGTTGGCTTCAAGGGTTTCTTGCACCTTGAACAATGTACACGCACCCATAAAACCACTAGACACTGAAAAGAAGCTTAATCCTCGAGGCTGAGAAATGTTTGTCACTGTGGAGTTCAAATAATCCTTTGGCTGATAATTTCACTCCTTTGAGAAAACTGAGGTTTGCCAACTTACTTAAGAGTCATTGCAGTCCAAAAGGTTGCAAGTCCAACTAAATACTGGAACCTTTTGATGCTCAGCCTTGACTGACAAttttcagttcattttccaGCTGCAGAAAGATTAACTCCATCATTGACATACACTAATGCTTTGACTAACATACAGGATAGGCAGAATTTTCCATGGATGTAAATGCCTTGAGGTTTTTACATACCTTTTCAGCTTCACAGAATCTGTGTTAGAATCAAAAGCATAGAGGAATTGATAACCTAATATCTCATATTAGTGTTTAAAAGTGTGGAGCAAAAGACTTGCAGTGTTTCCTCCAGTAAAATTCAGATTCAAAGTAATCCTATATTCCAGTCAACATTGAGAAAGCTAATATAAATGTGGCCATTAATATAGAGCAGATAGGATTTGAAAGTGATCAAGGAATGGCAAGGCATGTTAAAATGCGAAATAATGAGACATCATACCACAAGCAGAAAAAATAGGGCGGACTTTTTCAAAAATCTCATCTTCTGTTCCCACTGCATTGATCTGCACATATTTATATTTACCACTATAAGTCTCAGAGTTCATTTACTTCATATGTAACCGGAAACAGAAGTGAACTGTTATTTAACATATATCATGACAAATATGCATAAAGAATTAACAGAAATGCAAGCTTGAAGGATAGAAACAAGATAGTTATAGACACCGAGTTATAAGGTAGTTAAGTTTCCAGATACTTACCTTACAAAGTTTCCCTCTCTTGGAATAGTAGTCAATAACAGGAAGATTTAGGATTTCAAACACTTTAAGACGTTTCTTGACTGTATCTATGTTGTCATCAACTCGGCCCTGCAATGAAACAATATACTTCAACAATTGCTCTTACATATTTGAATGGGGAAAAACTATATAACGTATATGCACCTGATTGCGGTTTAGCACTCGTTTTACCATCTCTTCTTCAGGACAGTCAAAGAAAAGCACAACATTCGGTTCAAGCCCAATCTGCATCAATACCAACATGATTATATGCTCCACAGCCAGCACAAAAATCATTTGACTCAATGAAAATCATCCATTGACCAAATCAAGCTTCAAATTCCCATCAGTTTGATTTCTCCACTGTTTTCCTTTCATTATCACACTGCTCAGTTTCCTTTAACATTTATATGATAGTCTGCTAAACCATTACTCTACCTGGTGAGCTTTAACATAACTGGAGATCATAATCAAATTGATAGGAAAACTAACCAGATCCTTTGAATATCAGTGCAAACATCAGGATGAGAAACTACATCTTTcatgaaagttgtgaaaaaaagagaggaaactCACTAATTGTTCAAATGCTATTCGATTCTCCTCAGTTCGTGGGAAACCATCAATGAGAAATTTATTGCTGTCACTTGATTCCATCTCTTGCTGGATCAGTCTGACAGTCACTTCTGAAGGAACAATCCTGCCTTCTTTAATTGTGTTAAGCATCTGGGACCTGGAAATTTGATTTCCTTCATCAGTGGAAATGTATTTAATTTCAGAATGTGCTAATAAAAGATTCTCAACAACTCTGTTTCACTTAAAATTATTACCAATGTTCACTGTTAGACTCTATTTCTCTCCTTAACAACTCTCCTGCACTCAGATGTTTGAATCCAAATGTTTCAACAATCTTTTGGCATTGTGTGCCTTTTCCACTACCAGGACCACCTGAAAGTtaaggaattaatttaattttcatgcatAACTATTAGAAGAAAGGGAGGAAATCAGATATGAACAATTCACCAACAACTAATTAACAAAAAGGGCAAAGTAAAAAAACAGGCAcgtgcgcgcgcgcgcacaaaCACAACAACTAGTATTATAAATGCAAGATTCTTAATTACCTACCTAGGACAAAAGTAATAAATGGGTTTCTCTCTTTGAACGAAGTAGTTCCATCTTTTACCTTCAGCATGCGAATAAGCAACAATTAGGAAGCAAATTATTCCCAACATAAAGTCATGAACAAATCAAACACTGTAGATAAACAATAGCAATTGACAAAATTGCCCATACATTATTAGACAAGGATAATCACaagttaaaaacaacaaaaatctttCACAATTCATGTAAACACAAACTGCCTAAAAATCTGATGCATCATTAGCTCAGTTACTACAAGGAAACCAAACAAGATATGAGAGCAATACCAAAGTGGGTGTCTCTGTACTAAATGACGATCTCCATATCTTGAAGCCAGAAGCTGCCTGTAAGAAACCCAACAAAGAAAGCAGAGAGCAAGACAAAACAAAACGAGACAAAAATGAGTATTGCTAGATTTAtaaagatgatatcttttttgtCAATTCAAGAAGTGGGCTTGGCACCTGATCAAGCGAGGTTGGTTTTGAGGTGGACATCACTGGAGAAAGTGAAGTCACGCGCCGCCACATGTCTCTTTGTTTCCTTCAATCTCTAGCTCTGGTTGAAGCgattttgtttggtttcattGCGGTATATCGTCGAATAAGTAACGCGCAACTGTTATTGCTCAAGGCAAAGACAGACTGGTCGCGGGGTTTTCGGTCTGGCAACTTGTGGTTGGTTGGGTCCAAGTTACGATATAAGCATACTAGgattcaaataattataataataatgagcTAATCGTGTACAAGTAAcccatttttaaataattataataataataataatattgaattaaacgaaattatgaagaaaaaaaaaacatgaaagagtGATacaatgattaattatttaatttcagaaaAGGTCAGCAATAAATCCCACCTGCCATTTTGAAAGATGGACTGGCCtgcattaattaaaaagaaatggattGAAATTTGATACCGAAACCCtctgatttaattaaatatctgGCCAAGATTTTTTGAGGAGGCTCATGGATTGGATAGAATCATCCACCGATCTGTAAGAATGCCGAACACGTAGCGTAGGTTTATTACTTTCATTAATTGGTCTCACACAGTACAACTCCTCGAATCATTCAGCCGAAAATAAGCTTTTTGTGTGTATAAAAGCgtgtttaaaaattttaatttttttttattttaaattaatatttttttaatattttttaattattttgatttgctaatatcaaaattaattttttaaaaataaaaaaatattattttaatatatttctgaataaaaaatattttaaaaaataaccgtaacCACACTCTAAAATAAACCCTACGACTAGTGGATTGGCTTTGTTATTTATCAATTCGAGATCCTATTAGACTATTAGGATTGGGTTTGTAATTAAGATTtagatttgataaaattattttgatatttttaagaaaaaaatcttgaaaccatgatattttaaattaatttgaattaatttatttaatttataactcgAATCAATGAATTTagtaattttgaagaaaaaaataagatttggtAATGTTGATGTTTATTGTTTAGGATTTAAGGATACtggtttagtttattttgtaaaattactTGATATGatcttaaattatcattttttcctAAATTAAATCATCTGAATTTGATGATACTCGTGTAGTGATTAAtggtaaaaacaaatcaagaaagggAGCCCTCAGGCTGTCTGTCTGTAACAGGCCCAAGACCCAACGGCCCAGAAGTCCATAAGGCTCCATGTGGATTGGACTCTCAATTCTCAGAGGTCAGACATGAGAATTTGTTGAGCAAATTTCCCATGTCCCTACTGCTCCTTTGCCCATTTTACTGGTTAAGGCCTTAAGGCAGACTGGGCTGCCTTGCCAATTTACCATTGGAGGCCCAATCTCGGTGATAGCAAGCCCATATTCATTAAACCCAATCTACAGGTTCATCCAATTACAAGTTACAGATAAGATAAAGTGGGTTAAGTTGAATTAGTCaagaaaaagtttttaaaaaaataacaactttgtttttgctttgagaaaaattcaaaaagatatTAACCTGAATTATTACATCGTGTTAATTTTTCAGATTAATATGTTCAAACAGGGCAATTTATAGAACTAGtaaatcaaattagatttaataactagtaaatcaaattaaatttaataattacacAAATACTTTTCAATTCAATAGCATTATCAAATACATGATCAGCAAATTTTAGTagtgtttgacattgtgttttgAAAGcgtttctgaaaaaatttaattatttttattttttattttactttaaattaatatatttttaatgttttcagatcattttgatatggtaatgttaaaaataatttttaaaaaataaaaatatatattattttaatatattttaaataaaaaacattttaaaaaataaccgatattacattttcacttttttttttttataaacaggCTCAAATGAAACGTGGAATTTCGTATATCATTATTATCTATCTTTACAACGCAAACTATTATATCGTCATAATGAAGTAAGATTGCTGAACTTACATTAGACATTCCATTAGTTGATTTAACCATCCAATCCTAACCAAATCTCAAAGTCAAAAAAGAATCAACCACTTTTGATCACACAATCAAtcaattcaaattcatttgagccaaaaaaaaaactacacatTTTACCAATTATTCCAAGGTTAATCATTGAGacctttttctttactttttttttttttttttgggttggttGGTTCAGCATCTTTTTCCCTTGATTCagcattaaaatttattatctcTAGCAGTAGGTCCACGGCATTTTAGCACGAGGGAGACTAACCTCTGCCCATACAAGAAATTATGgattgcatggagaaaattttaAAGGTGTTGCCAACATAACACTCAAAGGATACGACAACTctactttttatttcttccacAGTTTAACCAGCCGAGACATCCCATAAAACCTTGATTGCATATGTGTGAGCTTCCACAAGttgaaaggataataattaattatttaatttttttttttatctttgttcttGTTCGTTGTAATGGATAGTTAGTTTCTTTTGTGACGATTTCAATACCCTAACATTACATCATTAATCActaagattaaatatttaatataaccATGGGGGATATAGGAGGTGAGAATTAAGAAACATCTGTTCAATGGAATCTTAAGTTTTGGTATGATCATGTTCAGCTTCTCTTCGTATTGATTAAAAACCATGGGGGAAAAACCAAGAACCAGAGCGAACTCTTGCCTGGAatctgcagcagcagcagcagcagcagcaacgtTGCCTAAcaatgttttaaatatttatgagtAGCTAGGTGTTGAACAATGCACatcttgataaataaaataagcatacgaagttaatttatcaattatatatgGTGGATGGCATCTGCTCagctatttctttatttctagCATATATTAAGAAGATCATATATAGGTGTATATCCACCAGACCAGACgcttaattataatttctctCTTCTCGTTGGCATGCACGTTTTAGAAATAAATGGAAAGCATGTTCATGCATGTATACACCTTAATCATATTCTTAAActctattaaaaaacactttatatatatatatatatatatatatatatatatatatatatatatatatatatccctcgCTTCTAGCTCgcataattataagattttttttttaaataataatataataaatagtttttttttaattttagctgtCTAATTAATCACATTGACTCATTAGATAGATTACATGATGTGTAATAAAAACCCAAGTTCAAGATATAGTATGAACACATCAATGGagctatttgataaaaaaaaaaaaagagagagagagagaataatttGTTATCCAATCGTTGCATTTTAAAAGCGTTATTTCTTATAAGCTAAGCAAGCCGACACCAGCTGAAATCAGGTATATCTATGTACAAATTAgaccaaaatatatatgatgctcaacatttctctttattttacctttttatttagtttaaaaatcttaatgcATGCCACTTGAATTCTATTAACCATGTAACTTTCAATAAAgaattatttcttatttcttataacaattttaaaattaattattcaaaaccTTTTCAATTTGGAgtattttataaagtttaagaCTGTAATTTTTAAAGCTTTAAATTAAAACTCTAGTTCTatcttttgatatatatactCTACATCAATATGTAGCAGAGTAAATTAGCTTATTAAATGAACATAAATATTGGCAACATCATGCAGTAAATAAGTGGAGGTCATTTAGGATAGTATATATAAGAGTTCTATAGATGGCACGTGAAACTTTATCATAAAAGTTTGGTTAGATCAACTATTAAAAGGAGACGCAAATAAGAATCATGATGAGGAGATGGAATTGTTTGGAGACTTGAGCGAGTTTGTGAGTGTAATTgcgttgcttttcaaagtgtttttcgtgccgaaatacatcaaaataatgcttttttatttttaaaaattatttttaagatcagtatatcaaaacgatccaaaacatatataaaattaatttttagcaaaaaaaattgaattttgatggaacgcggtttgcaccgcgtttccaaacacaTTCTAGCTTGGAGAAtattaaaatcaacattttcacaaaagcattcttaattttaatgaaatttttttttatggggatatctcaaaatgaaaaaaaaattactatatgGTAGTTACCAAATGATAGAAACAATACGTAAACTTGCTTTTGATGTTGAATATTTGTGTACAATATTCTATAAGATGGAGTTCATGCCTGTAATTTCAAGCGTTATTTCTTAATTCAATTTATGATGTTGAATTTGATAGAAGTTTGACTATTGCATTTTGTCAATGGTTTCAAGTAAGCTAACTACAATTAATGTTATATTTCAAATGCCTATTCCTTTGAAATGGAAGAATTCGATTTTTGATCATGAATTCAAGCataattttttctcaaatgAGGAGTGTAATGTGAAACATGTATTAAAAACCCAAGACGTGTCAAGTGaactttctaacaaaaaaaaaaaaaaacaacttttgaCCTGAcctttctaaattatttttctataaagataagttttaattatctagtttatttttttacataattttaaaattaattattcaaaacttTCTCCATAGTTCAggactaaatataattttaagacaTTAGAAACTCTAGTTTTCTTTGGTTTAAGATTGTAATTTTTAAGCTTGGAAAATCCGGTGGGTTTGAAATTATGCCAGTGctggttcaaagtgttttttgtttagaaatgtattaaaataaatttttttttattttttaaaaattatttttaatatcagccaattaaaataatttaaaaacataaaaaaaaattaaaatctgatGAAATGTACCCCATACCTAAACACAACCTAAAATTTTTCACTACACAATACGTAAATTCATACCTTGGTTTATTCATAGTCTTGTACCAGCAGCAGTCTAGTATTGTGCCCCCCTTGAACAGGATTCCGATCCTGTTTGGTGCCGGAAAACTTGAAGCCGGCCCTCCCAAGTCCTAACCTCACAGCCGTGAGCAAAACGTGCATGTGGCGTTGCTGTCATTTGGTAGCCATGGGCAAAATGTGCCTGCGCTGTTGCTGTCATTTGACAGCCATGGGTTGGTGCTATTACTTTGTTGAGTACACATTGTGCTATGGGGAATACAGCTCTGTTGAATTGCGATGACGACAGGGATGATGCAATGCTCAAATCAGAAATAAGGACGTTGAGAGATGGTGTAAGAAAATGGGAAAGGCAAAAATTTGAATTCCAATGTGTCGACTTCTTATTGGCCCATCTAGTTGTGTCCCATCACAATCATGGACCCTACTACCATTGGAGCTAAACCATGGGAGCATATCAAGTTTTAGGTCCCGGGCTCCTTTCATAAAACTTATGGTGGGTCCATTATCTTCCATCCTCCATGCATTTATTAGGCAAGTGAGTCTCACGCTATAATCAAATGCTGATCTTTCCCATATCTAAGGTAAGGTTGCACatatttattaaacccggtttCGTGTGTTGATCTAGTTCTTGACTTGGAATTATCCTGGTTAGATCTTGATGACTTAATAGTTTAATCTAGGATTCCGTCGACTTGCtcacaatataatttaaattttaaaaaataatttcttcgaAACAATGtcacttaattttaaaaaaataataatataataatatcgtTTGATTAACTTGAATCAATCcatctaatttataatttaatcaaattttaaaattttagtaataatacgagagagagtgagagaggacaatctcattttcttcttattataaGAGTGCAATTAATTAACATCATCCATGTATTAAGGcaccattttgttttgtatttgaaattgtgtttgagtgtatttatattaaaaagatattaaattgatgattttttagtgttttttgatgattttaatgtgttggtataaaaaataaaaataattttgaaaaaaataaattttaataaatttttaaataaaaaatagttttaaaaagtattatacATCACGATATCAAACACTATATGTTTTTACTTTGAATATCAAATTttgcaactttttttaaacattttgttttataacAATAATGAAGAGTTGAATTGTCATGAATTCTAATATTTtagtataaataatatattttaaaatgaattaaaaaagatgGCTTTAATCTAGATATACaagagtttataaaaaaatcttaataataataaaaataataatgaagataATGATGCATGTATTAAATAcaatagtctatttttttttaacttatcttCATAAAATCTTGAATAACGAGCTTTAGAATgcttcatataaaaatatgtgatatttcatttttttaatatttttttccttcatgatTGATGACATGGTTTTGATTATGAAGGTCAAATCCTCGTTAgtcatattagaaaaaataaataaacaatataatattgatttttatgtgcTTGTTAGGATGTAACTTCACGCAAAAAGCTCtagccaataatatttttctgttCTCCTTAccaagaatataaaatattcatctttcaaatttttgttttgacccAATTCTGAATGTCCAAGTGTTTACACTTCATCTTCGACAATGAAGAAAtaactactatatatataataattaaaaattattatttttacaagtGAATTGTTTCTAGGTGATAATTAGATTAGATTTGTGACTCATATTAGTCttctattaaaagaaaagattctGTAAGTCGAGAAAAAAAtggtcattaaaaaaatcaaactcattATTTAAAATGTCTTCCATGCATGTCTTTGACATGATATAGCTATTAGTAATGTGGTATGCCATCTTTATGTTTAACTCGGTTTAATACGtaactttaaatttaattaacccATCATTCGACTCGGATtgaatgtaaataaattatcttgatCAACTTtatagattaatttatattttaaataaaatcctgcttgatttaaaaaaaaatatatatatttgtttaaattttttaaaatcaattaattaacctAATCAACTCACAATCCTAATCTTGGATCCGGTCAACTCTCATTTCAAGTTAATATCATGGTTAATAAGTATGGAATGttcataaaaaatgaagttagTTGACTTTCATACAAAGTAAGTGTGACTCACATACACAACAAGCGTGTGGACATGTTCAACTCCAAATTAACATTTTGATTTCTCCTGAAGCAAGAGAAATCACAAGTATATAAAGGTGGAGCGTGGAGCTTGGCTCTCCAGGAGTAATTTTTTTGTGGAAGTGATCATATAGCAACTAGTGACTTGAACTATAGTGATGGGTAGACAACCTTGTTGCGACAAACTTGGTGTGAAGAAGGGGCCTTGGACAGCTGAGGAAGACAAGAAGCTGGTCAGTTTTATTCTCTCACACGGCCAATGTTGTTGGCGTGCTGTACCAAAGCTCGCCGGACTCCGCCGATGTGGCAAGAGCTGCCGTCTTCGCTGGACTAATTACCTCCGGCCTGACTTGAAGAGAGGCCTTCTTAATGATGATGAGGAAAAACTTGTCATTGATCTCCATGCCCGCCTTGGCAATAGGTAACTATATATTATCTAGCTATCATCAAGCCATTTCATTGTTATATACTTCATGTCTCATTTTTTATTACCTCTCCATTACCATTAACTTTTCATGGTTGGTGGAGCATATATGCTTGGGGAGGATCATTTTCTGCATCTAAGAAATTTCAACATCAAAAACTTTCTCTCTATTATAGTTGTCATAGTTTTCatcattttagtttaaatattgTGTCCAACCAAGCAtgtttaacttcttttttacaccatgcttcttgtttttttccccttcattttACAATTCACATGATTAAAAATGacttaattttgatgttttttctatatatatacaacaAGATGAAATCACAAGTTTAAAgaccattaaaatttaaacttcatgTTCATGGCAAGATACAATCTAAGAATATAGCTATCTAAGCAAAGGAGTTACACATAAAAACTTTCCTAACACAAATAacattaaatcaaatgattttataattagtaGTTACAtctttttggtgtttttcatatgaaaataacatcaaattaaggttttaagtgatttttgatggttttgatactaatataaaaaataaataaaaatctaaaaatatatataattttaatgtgtttttaattgaaaaatacttttataaaaataatttttaccacaatatcaaacacacataGTAATATACAAGAGAGGCTTCACACaactacaataataataataataataataaataaataaataaaggtttttaactctttctttttcttttttatttatgatgcaAGCTATTATTAAACAAGTATACTAAGTATATAATGATTAGGTATTTAacacaatttattaatttattttaagaagaaAGGCCTAATATTCAAAAGTGCTAGGCAGAGTTACTTTTTAGAGCATTCATCTTGCATCATCACATGCCAAGGATTCTGATCTTTGCTCACACTCGACATGAAACATCAACATGGGATGTGATAAGTTGAGGAGTAGTCATCGTCTCCCATGAACATTCCTTTTGCTTCTTCTAATTAATGCCTAGAATCGTCTTGGCCTGTAGAAAATTAGGGTTTCTGAGTGGTGACGCACAATTGAAATCTTTAACTTTATGAGTGCACAAAGTGCGTGAATTAACTAAcattttaatcataaataaagGATTTCTATTCAATACTATTAACTAATATTTAGCTCATACCAATATTATGAAAGTTGAGATTAAATAGAATGAAAGCTCCTCTTGTCTTTTTACTGACACTTTTCATTTGCTTTAGGTGGTCCAAAATCGCTGCAAGATTGCCGGGAAGAACAGATAATGAGATCAAGAATCATTGGAATACTCACATTAAGAAAAAGCTTATTAAGATGGGAATTGATCCTGTTACACATGGGTCTCTCAGTAAACAAGTGAGCCCACAAGAAAGTACAGTATCTTGTCACACTAATTATGATCAACCCATTATTAA
It encodes:
- the LOC7476752 gene encoding UMP-CMP kinase isoform X2, which encodes MWRRVTSLSPVMSTSKPTSLDQAASGFKIWRSSFSTETPTLVKDGTTSFKERNPFITFVLGGPGSGKGTQCQKIVETFGFKHLSAGELLRREIESNSEHWSQMLNTIKEGRIVPSEVTVRLIQQEMESSDSNKFLIDGFPRTEENRIAFEQLIGLEPNVVLFFDCPEEEMVKRVLNRNQGRVDDNIDTVKKRLKVFEILNLPVIDYYSKRGKLCKINAVGTEDEIFEKVRPIFSACAGK
- the LOC7476752 gene encoding UMP-CMP kinase isoform X1 codes for the protein MWRRVTSLSPVMSTSKPTSLDQAASGFKIWRSSFSTETPTLVKDGTTSFKERNPFITFVLGGPGSGKGTQCQKIVETFGFKHLSAGELLRREIESNSEHWSQMLNTIKEGRIVPSEVTVRLIQQEMESSDSNKFLIDGFPRTEENRIAFEQLIGLEPNVVLFFDCPEEEMVKRVLNRNQGRVDDNIDTVKKRLKVFEILNLPVIDYYSKRGKLCKINAVGTEDEIFEKVRPIFSACGMMSHYFAF
- the LOC7476753 gene encoding MYB-like transcription factor ODO1, whose product is MGRQPCCDKLGVKKGPWTAEEDKKLVSFILSHGQCCWRAVPKLAGLRRCGKSCRLRWTNYLRPDLKRGLLNDDEEKLVIDLHARLGNRWSKIAARLPGRTDNEIKNHWNTHIKKKLIKMGIDPVTHGSLSKQVSPQESTVSCHTNYDQPIINADNQQVLPKICAHASSRTDNSSTTTTPTENSSVDECVGSSEPNNDNDPTMSFIWSEAFLDDSSWNFQATREDYSEFGVSNSSSDQDSYSTWFLDCKDLGDEFFGLSCFSDMDLSILDMGGKH